One window of the Rosa rugosa chromosome 3, drRosRugo1.1, whole genome shotgun sequence genome contains the following:
- the LOC133736473 gene encoding cullin-1, with the protein MERKIIELDQGWDYMQKGITKLKRILEGLPEAQFNSEEYMMLYTTIYNMCTQKPPYDYSQQLYDKYKEAFEEYITSTVMPSLREKHDEFMLRELVQRWANHKIMVRWLSRFFHYLDRYFIARRSLPALNEVGLSCFRDLVYREVNANARVAVIGLIDKEREGEQIDRALLKNVIDIFVEIGMGQMDAYEQDFEANMLNDTGDYYSRKASNWILEDSCPDYMLKAKECLRRERDRVSHYLHSSSEQKLVEKVQTELLVVYATQLLEKEHSGCRALLRDDKVEDLSRIYRLYHKITKGLDPVAAVFKQHVTAEGTALVQAAEDATSNQGSSGSGAQEQVLVRKIIELHDKYMAYVNDCFINHSLFHKALKEAFEVFCNKAVSGSSSAELLAGFCDNILKKGGSEKLSDEAIEETLEKVVKLLAYISDKDLFAEFYRKKLARRLLFDRSANEDHEKSILTKLKQQCGGQFTSKMEGMVTDLTVARDNQVNFEEYLKNNENVSPGMDLTVTVLTTGYWPSYKSFDLNLPEEMVRCVEVFKAFYETKTKHRKLTWIYSLGTCNINGKFEPKTIELVVSTYQAALLLLFNTAERLSYSEILTQLNLTHDDLVRLLHSLSCAKYKILLKEPATKTISPNDNFEFNSKFTDRLRRIKIPLPPVDERKKVIEDVDKDRRYAIDAAIVRIMKSRKVLGHQQLVMECVEQLGRMFKPDIKAIKKRIEDLITRDYLERDKENPNMFKYLA; encoded by the exons ATGGAACGCAAGATTATCGAGTTGGATCAAGGATGGGACTATATGCAGAAGGGGATCACCAAGCTGAAGAGGATTCTAGAGGGATTGCCAGAGGCTCAGTTTAACTCAGAAGAATACATGATGCTTTACAC AACTATCTATAACATGTGTACTCAAAAGCCCCCATATGATTATTCTCAACAGCTTTATGACAAATATAAGGAGGCATTTGAGGAATATATTACCTCAACG GTGATGCCTTCTCTAAGAGAGAAGCATGATGAGTTTATGCTGCGGGAACTTGTCCAAAGATGGGCAAATCATAAGATTATGGTCAGGTGGCTGTCACGCTTCTTTCATTATCTTGATCGTTACTTCATTGCACGTAGATCGCTTCCTGCATTAAATGAAGTTGGGCTTTCCTGCTTTCGTGATCTG GTTTACCGGGAGGTAAATGCTAATGCCAGAGTTGCTGTGATTGGTCTC ATTGATAAAGAACGTGAAGGAGAGCAGATTGACAGAGCACTATTGAAGAATGTGATAGACatatttgttgaaattggcATGGGACAAATGGATGCTTATGAACAGGACTTCGAAGCAAACATGCTAAATGATACTGGTGACTACTATTCTCGGAAAGCATCAAATTGGATTTTGGAGGATTCTTGTCCAGATTATATGTTGAAGGCAA AGGAATGTTTGAGAAGGGAGAGGGACAGAGTTTCTCATTACCTGCATTCAAGCAGTGAGCAGAAGCTGGTGGAG AAAGTGCAAACTGAGTTGTTGGTGGTTTATGCAACTCAACTGCTTGAGAAGGAGCATTCTGGATGTCGTGCTTTGCTTAGAGATGACAAG GTGGAGGATCTTTCTAGGATATATAGGCTTTACCATAAAATAACTAAAGGCTTGGACCCTGTTGCTGCTGTATTTAAACAG CATGTTACTGCTGAAGGTACTGCTTTGGTCCAAGCGGCTGAAGATGCTACAAGTAACCAG GGATCTAGTGGATCTGGTGCTCAGGAGCAG GTCCTAGTCAGGAAAATAATTGAATTGCACGACAAGTATATGGCATATGTCAATGATTGCTTTATAAATCACTCACTGTTTCACAAG GCTTTAAAAGAGGCATTTGAGGTGTTTTGCAATAAAGCGGTTTCTGGGAGTTCAAGTGCTGAGTTACTGGCTGGATTCTGCGACAATATACTCAAGAAGGGTGGAAGTGAGAAGTTGAGTGATGAGGCTATAGAAGAAACACTTGAGAAG GTTGTTAAGCTGCTTGCTTATATCAGTGATAAAGATCTTTTTGCAGAATTCTACAG GAAAAAGCTTGCCCGTCGGCTACTCTTTGATCGGAGTGCTAACGAGGACCATGAAAAAAGTATTCTAACAAAACTGAAGCAGCAGTGTGGTGGACAGTTCACCTCAAAGATGGAAGGAATG GTTACGGATTTGACAGTGGCTCGGGACAATCAGGTCAACTTTGAAGAGTATCTTAAGAACAATGAAAATGTTAGTCCTGGTATGGATTTGACAGTCACAGTTCTTACAACTGGTTACTGGCCAAGTTATAAATCTTTCGATCTTAACCTTCCCGAAGAGATG GTGAGGTGTGTAGAAGTCTTTAAGGCATTctatgaaacaaaaacaaagcacAGGAAGCTTACATGGATTTACTCTTTGGGAACCTGCAACATCAATGGCAAGTTTGAGCCAAAAACAATTGAATTGGTTGTATCAACCTATCAG GCTGCTCTCCTGCTGCTCTTTAATACTGCAGAAAGATTGAGCTATTCAGAAATATTGACCCAGCTAAACCTTACCCATGATGATTTGGTTAGATTGCTTCATTCCCTGTCATGTGCCAAGTACAAGATTTTACTAAAGGAGCCTGCCACAAAGACTATCTCGCCAAATGACAACTTTGAGTTCAACTCTAAGTTCACAGACAGACTGAGAAGAATTAAG ATTCCCCTTCCACCAGTGGATGAAAGGAAGAAAGTAATTGAAGATGTGGACAAAGACCGGCGATATGCTATTGATGCTGCAATTGTTCGGATCATGAAGAGCAGAAAAGTCCTGGGTCATCAACAGTTGGTGATGGAGTGTGTTGAGCAGTTGGGACGGATGTTTAAG CCTGATATCAAAGCAATCAAGAAGCGCATCGAAGATCTCATCACTCGTGACTACCTTGAGCGGGACAAGGAAAACCCGAACATGTTCAAGTATCTTGCATGA